In Coregonus clupeaformis isolate EN_2021a chromosome 15, ASM2061545v1, whole genome shotgun sequence, one genomic interval encodes:
- the LOC121583315 gene encoding vasotocin-neurophysin VT 1 has product MPDSTIPLLCVLGLLALSSACYIQNCPRGGKRSFPDLQRQCMSCGPGDRGLCFGPSICCGEGMGCYVGSPEAASCVEENYLPSPCQAGGRVCGSEEGHCAAPGVCCDAESCLLDPDCLEDSKRQPPSEQNSSLMGGLAGDLQQWMLHATSRDRHQ; this is encoded by the exons ATGCCAGATTCTACAATTCCACTGCTATGCGTCCTGGGGCTCCTCGCGCTCTCCTCTGCATGCTACATCCAGAACTGTCCGCGAGGCGGGAAGCGCTCTTTTCCTGATCTGCAAAGACAG TGCATGTCTTGTGGCCCCGGGGACAGGGGCCTCTGCTTTGGCCCCAGTATCTGCTGTGGGGAAGGGATGGGCTGCTACGTGGGCTCCCCAGAGGCAGCTAGTTGTGTGGAGGAGAACTACCTGCCCTCCCCCTGCCAGGCCGGAGGAAGAGTGTGTGGCTCTGAGGAGGGACACTGTGCTGCACCTGGGGTCTGCTGTGATGCAG AGAGTTGTCTACTGGATCCAGACTGCCTAGAGGACAGTAAACGTCAGCCACCTAGCGAGCAGAACAGTTCATTGATGGGAGGTTTGGCAGGAGACCTGCAGCAGTGGATGCTGCATGCCACCAGCAGAGATAGACATCAGTAA
- the LOC121582466 gene encoding 3'-5' RNA helicase YTHDC2, protein MSRPSTASHKPAMGQSKHSGGGGPRGKGLKDIRIDEEVKIAVNISLERFQYSEQKEIEFPSSLSSTERAFIHRFAQSLGYISKSRGKGSSRTLTIRKKDGSETAQSIMSFNLSHNSKHVVRSLLQRFPITNKECTDLLPHTERGLSVAMEAESSRDKNRTSGRLNNGIPQVPQRRGPSELDFFRRSLPVYERQEEIVQVIKDNRVVLVVGETGSGKTTQIPQFLLDDCSRNGIPCRIFCTQPRRLAAIAVAERVAAERGESIGQTIGYQIRLESRVSPKTLLTFCTSGVLLRTLMAGDATMSTVTHVIVDEVHERDGLSDFLLTKMRDMLQTMPNLKLILSSAALDVELFLRYFSSCPVIHIKGRPFEVKQLFLEDILRTTGYANKDMMKYKKEIQREEKQQTSLTEWCKVQEGGSRQEPQREKTSASCVLQENDLLDDGEDSVFNQLNEKDVASLDPWLLKEMDACISDIFLNQDADAFIQLFNLILSENVSVDYMHSETSATPLMVAAGRGFLSQIEQLLSMGASIRIKASNGWTALDWAKHFQQAEVVDLLESYLSSLEAGKLDEWSLVQAATTEMSPEDQELLKEYHHSFDDERVDLDLIMHLLQNICTSSEEGAVLIFLPGYDEIVGLRDRILYDDKRFADHSQRYQVFTLHSNMQTSDQKKVLKNTPAGVRKIILSTNIAETSITINDVVFVIDAGKVKEKSFDALNHVTMLKMVWISKASSLQRKGRAGRCRPGICFHLFSRLRFNNMLEYQVPQLLRMPLQELCLHTKLLAPITCSIAEFLSKAPEPPPILIVKNAVQMLKTIDAMDPWEDLTELGYHLADLPVEPHLGKMVLCGVVLKCLDPILTIACTLAHRDPFVLPSQASQKRASMLCRKRFTAGTFSDHMALLRAFQAWQKARSDGWERSFCEKNFLSQATMEIIIGMRTQLLGQLRAIGFVRARGGGDIRDVNLNSENWSVVKAALVAGMYPNLIHVDRESCSLSGAKEKRVRFHPTSILSQPQPHKKIPPVNGQVAAVQSLPTDWLIYDEMTRAHRIASIRCCSVVSPLTVAIFGGCAKLPSTALQEPAIQKDDVVNESSDSEMEDRSTAHLAQMKIDEWLNFKLDREVVGLVFQLRQKWHGLFLRRIRSPSKPWSQLDENTIRALVSVLGTEDQTAGLQQPTGIGQRPRPMSSEEPPQTSSWRNANSRRTPGPTASPNELLIATPSQTATDRSSRLSPASILSPASALLQPKAPHGSRDKGSKFPTDDHSSTTKSPESASLGLHSPCASPSPTSSGKCSKSPSPRPGGVTVRYFIMKSSNLRNIDISQQRGIWSTTPSNELKLNRAFLESSLVFLVFSVQGSGHFQGYARMMSVIGQEPCQDWGSTGLGGVFSVEWTRKEILPFQYAQQLLNPWNDNKKVQISRDGQEVEPQAGGQLLLLWERLSGKP, encoded by the exons ATGTCACGTCCCAGTACTGCCTCCCACAAGCCTGCCATGGGCCAATCCAAACACTCTGGTGGTGGGGGACCCAGGGGCAAAGGGCTGAAAGACATACGCATCGACGAAGAAGTTAAGATTGCTGTGAACATCTCCCTTGAGAGATTTCAGTACAGTGAGCAAAAAG aAATTGAGTTTCCTTCCTCCCTGTCCAGTACTGAGAGGGCCTTCATCCATCGCTTTGCGCAGTCCCTGGGATATATCTCTAAAAGCAGAGG AAAAGGATCAAGCCGCACCCTCACTATCAGAAAGAAGGATGGCTCAGAGACGGCCCAGTCCATCATGTCTTTCAACCTTTCCCACAATTCCAAGCACGTGGTGCGCAGCCTGCTGCAGAGGTTCCCCATCACCAACAAGGAGTGCACAGACCTACTGCCTCACACTGAGAGGGGCCTGTCTGTGGCCATGGAGGCTG AGAGCAGCCGTGACAAGAACAGGACCAGCGGGCGGCTCAACAACGGCATCCCCCAGGTGCCCCAGAGGAGGGGCCCGTCTGAGCTAGACTTCTTCCGCCGCTCACTGCCTGTGTACGAGCGCCAGGAAGAGATCGTCCAAGTCATCAAAGACAACCGTGTGGTCCTAGTGGTGGGGGAGACCGGCTCGGGGAAAACTACACAG ATCCCACAGTTCCTCCTGGACGACTGCAGCCGAAATGGGATACCCTGTCGGATCTTCTGCACCCAGCCCCGGCGTCTGGCAGCCATCGCTGTGGCAGAGCGGGTTGCCgcggagagaggggagagcatcGGTCAGACCATCGGCTACCAGATCCGCCTGGAGAGCAG GGTTTCTCCTAAGACGCTGCTGACCTTCTGCACCAGCGGAGTCCTGCTAAGAACACTGATGGCTGGAGATGCCACAATGTCCACTGTTACTCACGTCATTGTG GACGAGGTTCACGAGCGGGACGGCCTGAGTGACTTCCTGCTGACCAAGATGAGGGACATGCTCCAGACGATGCCCAATCTGAAGCTCATCCTGTCCAGCGCTGCCCTGGACGTGGAGCTGTTCCTCCGCTACTTCAGCTCCTGTCCCGTCATCCACA TCAAAGGAAGACCATTTGAGGTGAAGCAACTCTTCCTGGAAGACATCTTGAGGACAACGGGCTATGCAAACAAAGACATGATGAAATACAAAAAGGAGATCCAGAGGG AGGAGAAGCAGCAGACGTCTTTGACAGAGTGGTGTAAGGTCCAGGAGGGCGGCTCCCGCCAGGAGCCCCAGAGGGAGAAGACCTCAGCCTCCTGTGTCCTCCAGGAGAACGACTTGCTGGATGATGGAGAGGACAGTGTCTTCAACCAGCTG AATGAGAAAGATGTGGCGTCATTGGACCCGTGGCTGCTGAAGGAGATGGACGCCTGCATCTCAGACATCTTCCTCAACCAGGACGCTGACGCCTTCATCCAGCTCTTCAATCTCATCCTAAGTGAGAACGTCAGCG TGGACTACATGCACAGTGAGACGAGCGCCACTCCCCTCATGGTGGCAGCAGGTCGAGGCTTCCTCAGTCAGATTGAGCAGCTGTTGAGTATGGGAGCCAGCATCAGAATCAAGGCCTCCAATGGCTG GACTGCACTGGACTGGGCCAAGCACTTCCAGCAGGCAGAGGTGGTGGACCTACTAGAATCCTACCT CTCATCCCTGGAGGCGGGGAAGCTGGACGAGTGGTCCCTGGTGCAGGCAGCCACGACAGAGATGAGCCCGGAGGACCAGGAGCTGCTCAAGGAATACCACCACAGCTTTGACGACGAGAGGGTGGATCTGGACCTCATCATGCACCTGCTGCAAAACATCTGCACCAGCTCCGAGGAAG GTGCGGTGTTGATCTTCCTCCCCGGATACGATGAGATAGTGGGTCTGAGGGACCGTATCCTGTACGACGATAAAAGATTTGCAGACCACTCCCAAAG ATACCAGGTCTTCACACTCCACTCCAACATGCAGACCTCAGATCAGAAGAAAGTGCTGAAGAACACTCCTGCTGGGGTCCGGAAAATA attctctccACCAACATCGCAGAGACGAGTATCACCATCAACGATGTGGTGTTTGTTATCGACGCAGGAAAAGTCAAAGAG AAGTCATTTGATGCCCTGAACCACGTGACCATGCTGAAGATGGTGTGGATCTCCAAGGCCAGTTCGCTGCAGAGGAAGGGCAG agcTGGGCGTTGCCGACCAGGGATCTGCTTCCACCTCTTCAGTCGCCTCCGCTTCAACAACATGCTGGAGTACCAGGTCCCCCAGCTACTGAGGATGCCcctgcag gaaCTGTGTCTCCACACCAAGCTGCTGGCCCCCATCACTTGTTCCATCGCTGAATTCCTTTCCAAAGCACCCGAACCACCTCCCATCCTCATCGTCAAAAACGCAGTGCAGATGCTCAAG ACCATAGACGCCATGGATCCGTGGGAGGACCTGACGGAGCTGGGCTACCACCTGGCTGACCTGCCTGTGGAGCCCCACCTGGGCAAGATGGTTCTGTGTGGTGTGGTGCTCAAGTGCCTGGACCCCATCCTGACCATCGCCTGCACGCTGGCCCACCGCGACCCCTTCGTGCTGCCCTCCCAGGCCTCCCAGAAGAGGGCATCCATGCTGTGCCGGAAGCGCTTTACTGCAGGGACCTTCAGCGACCACATGGCCCTGCTCCGAGCCTTCCAG GCATGGCAGAAGGCCCGCAGCGACGGCTGGGAGAGGTCCTTCTGTGAGAAGAACTTCCTGTCCCAGGCCACCATGGAGATCATCATAGGGATGAGGACCCAGCTCCTGGGACAGCTCAGAGCCATAG GCTTTGTGCGGGCGCGGGGCGGCGGAGACATCCGCGACGTGAACCTGAACTCTGAGAACTGGTCAGTGGTGAAGGCAGCCCTGGTGGCCGGGATGTACCCCAACCTGATCCACGTGGACCGTGAGAGCTGCTCCCTCTCCGGGGCCAAGGAGAAGAGGGTCCGCTTCCACCCCACCTCCATCCTCAGCCAGCCACAGCCCCATAAGAAG ATCCCCCCAGTCAATGGCCAGGTGGCGGCCGTCCAGTCCCTGCCCACCGATTGGCTGATCTATGATGAGATGACACGAGCCCATAGGATAGCTAGCATCCGCTGCTGCTCTGTGGTCTCCCCACTCACCGTAGCCATCTTCGGGGGCTGCGCCAAACTGCCCAGCACAGCCCTACAGGAACCTGCCATTCAGAAAG ATGATGTGGTGAATGAGAGcagtgacagtgagatggaggaTCGCTCCACGGCCCACCTGGCTCAGATGAAGATCGACGAGTGGCTCAACTTCAAACTGGACCGAGAG GTGGTGGGTCTGGTGTTCCAGCTGAGGCAGAAGTGGCACGGTCTGTTCCTGAGGAGGATCCGCTCCCCCTCCAAGCCCTGGTCTCAGCTGGATGAGAACACCATACGGGCCCTGGTGTCG GTGCTGGGGACTGAGGATCAGACTGCAGGGCTGCAGCAGCCCACAGGGATTGGCCAGAGGCCCCGGCCCATGTCCTCTGAGGAGCCACCCCAGACCTCATCCTGGAGGAACGCCAACAGCAGGAGGACCCCCGGccccacagccagccccaacgaACTCCTCATCGCCACCCCATCACAAACAGCCACAGACAG gtCTTCCAGACTGTCCCCTGCCTCCATACTGTCCCCTGCCTCGGCCCTCCTGCAGCCCAAAGCCCCCCATGGCAGCAGGGACAAGGGCTCCAAGTTCCCCACAGATGACCACTCCTCCACCACCAAGTCTCCTGAATCGGCTTCACTCGGCCTCCACAGCCCCTGTGCCAGCCCCTCCCCCACTTCATCAGGAAAG TGCTCCAAGTCTCCATCCCCGCGGCCAGGAGGTGTGACGGTGCGTTACTTCATCATGAAGAGTAGCAACCTGAGGAACATTGACATCTCCCAGCAGAGAGGAATCTGGTCCACCACGCCCAGCAACGAGCTAAAACTCAACAGAGCCTTCCTGGAGAGCAGCCTGGTTTTCCTGGTCTTCTCTGTCCAGGGCTCCGGACatttccag GGCTATGCGCGGATGATGTCGGTCATCGGACAGGAGCCCTGTCAGGACTGGGGCTCCACAGGGCTGGGGGGGGTCTTCAGTGTGGAGTGGACCCGGAAGGAGATCCTGCCCTTCCAGTATGCCCAGCAGCTGCTCAACCCCTGGAACGACAACAAGAAAGTGCAGATCAGCAGAGACGGACAG GAGGTGGAGCCTCAGGCTGGAGgccagctgctgctgctgtgggaGAGACTCTCAGGGAAACCATAG